The proteins below come from a single Acidovorax sp. NCPPB 4044 genomic window:
- a CDS encoding GntR family transcriptional regulator, whose translation MRAAEGEGAEGLSDHAMYERMISAILDHRLPPGTKLVEDKLALAFGVSRTRVRPVLVRLAGEQVVTLTPRRGASIAQPTVDEAREVFEARRLIEPRLVALFVQRATAQDLRGLVDTVAQEEAARQAGDMRRAIRLSGDFHLHIAQAAGHRTLGRILRELVSRTSLILMAYSPGHAQVREEATACGCREHRALIDAIRLRDGQEAGRRMLDHLARLESELEFTPPAAGAPDLVQLLGGAA comes from the coding sequence ATGCGCGCGGCAGAGGGCGAGGGCGCCGAGGGCCTCAGCGACCACGCAATGTACGAGCGCATGATCTCCGCCATCCTCGACCACCGCCTGCCGCCCGGCACCAAGCTGGTGGAGGACAAGCTGGCGCTGGCCTTCGGCGTGTCGCGCACGCGCGTGCGGCCCGTGCTCGTGCGGCTGGCGGGCGAGCAGGTGGTCACGCTCACGCCGCGGCGCGGCGCCTCCATCGCACAGCCCACGGTGGACGAGGCGCGCGAGGTGTTCGAGGCGCGCCGCCTCATCGAGCCGCGCCTCGTCGCGCTCTTCGTGCAGCGCGCCACGGCGCAGGACCTGCGCGGCCTGGTGGACACGGTGGCCCAGGAAGAAGCCGCGCGCCAGGCCGGCGACATGCGCCGCGCGATCCGCCTGTCGGGCGACTTCCACCTGCACATCGCGCAGGCTGCGGGCCACCGGACGCTCGGGCGCATCCTGCGCGAGCTGGTCTCGCGCACCTCGCTGATCCTCATGGCCTACAGCCCGGGCCATGCGCAGGTGCGCGAGGAAGCGACGGCCTGCGGCTGCCGCGAGCACCGTGCGCTGATCGACGCGATCCGCCTGCGCGACGGCCAGGAAGCCGGCCGCCGCATGCTGGACCACCTGGCCCGCCTCGAATCTGAACTGGAGTTCACGCCCCCGGCCGCCGGTGCGCCGGATCTGGTGCAGCTCCTGGGCGGTGCCGCATGA
- a CDS encoding ABC transporter substrate-binding protein produces the protein MSDVISDTPSPAHGLQRRSLLQGTAGILAAGLFPAIHAQEKIVLRYLGTAVNQDKAIAEKFKADTGIEIQYVAVTTDDVTKRAVTAPNSFDLIDTEYFSLKKIVPTGNLKGIDTKRIKNADKITPLFTQGTVAGKAVGEQGTAPKKVMFLEGEKSKVFAKSPTQFMSLIPTVYNADTLGIRPDLIKRPIDSWAELLNPEFKGKTAILNIPSIGIMDAAMVVEAMGLYKYPDKGNMTRKEIDLTIKTLIEAKKAGQFRALWKDFNESVNLMASGEVVIQSMWSPAVTAVRSKGVACNFQPLKEGYRAWAAGFGVPATLSGRKLDGAYEFINWFLDGWAGAYLNRQGYYSAVLDTAKAKMEAYEWAYWMEGKPAEKDIKGPQGQVLAKAGSVRDGGSYEARMGAIACWNAVMDENNYMVQKWNEFVAA, from the coding sequence ATGTCCGACGTGATTTCCGACACCCCGTCCCCCGCCCACGGCCTGCAGCGCCGCTCGCTGCTCCAGGGCACGGCGGGCATCCTGGCCGCAGGCCTGTTCCCGGCCATCCATGCGCAGGAGAAGATCGTGCTGCGCTACCTGGGCACCGCGGTGAACCAGGACAAGGCCATCGCCGAGAAGTTCAAGGCCGACACGGGCATCGAGATCCAGTACGTGGCCGTGACCACCGACGACGTCACCAAGCGCGCGGTGACGGCGCCCAACAGCTTCGACCTGATCGATACCGAGTACTTCTCGCTCAAGAAGATCGTGCCCACGGGCAACCTCAAGGGCATCGACACGAAGCGCATCAAGAACGCCGACAAGATCACCCCGCTGTTCACGCAGGGCACCGTGGCCGGCAAGGCCGTGGGCGAGCAGGGCACGGCGCCCAAGAAGGTGATGTTCCTCGAAGGCGAGAAGAGCAAGGTCTTCGCGAAGTCGCCCACGCAGTTCATGTCGCTGATCCCCACCGTGTACAACGCCGACACGCTGGGCATCCGGCCCGACCTCATCAAGCGCCCGATCGACTCCTGGGCCGAGCTGCTGAACCCCGAGTTCAAGGGCAAGACGGCGATCCTGAACATCCCCTCCATCGGCATCATGGACGCGGCCATGGTGGTGGAGGCCATGGGCCTCTACAAGTACCCCGACAAGGGGAACATGACCAGGAAGGAGATCGACCTCACGATCAAGACGCTGATCGAAGCCAAGAAGGCCGGCCAGTTCCGCGCGCTCTGGAAGGACTTCAACGAGAGCGTGAACCTGATGGCCTCCGGCGAGGTGGTGATCCAGTCGATGTGGAGCCCGGCCGTCACGGCCGTGCGCTCGAAGGGCGTGGCCTGCAACTTCCAGCCGCTCAAGGAGGGCTACCGCGCGTGGGCCGCGGGCTTCGGCGTGCCGGCCACGCTGTCGGGCCGCAAGCTCGACGGCGCCTACGAGTTCATCAACTGGTTCCTCGACGGCTGGGCCGGTGCGTACCTCAACCGCCAGGGCTACTACAGCGCCGTGCTGGACACCGCCAAGGCCAAGATGGAAGCCTACGAGTGGGCCTACTGGATGGAAGGCAAGCCCGCCGAGAAAGACATCAAGGGCCCGCAGGGCCAGGTGCTCGCCAAGGCCGGCTCGGTGCGCGACGGCGGCAGCTATGAAGCGCGCATGGGCGCCATCGCCTGCTGGAACGCGGTGATGGACGAGAACAACTACATGGTGCAGAAGTGGAATGAGTTCGTGGCGGCATGA
- a CDS encoding ABC transporter permease yields MGHPTSPPTAGLPAKQGVAAWWQAAPLTLVFALFFLVPLALVLMVSFWDFSEYELLPGFTFKNYVAIFEGCADLAQPCVTLSTYLSTLKFSLLVWGITLVLGFAVAYFLAFHVRSPGMQTLLFVLCTVPFWTSNVIRMVSWVPLLGRNGLVNQTLADLRLIDTPIEWLLFSDFSVVLAFVHLYTMFMIVPIFNSMMRIDRSLIEAASDAGASGWQTLWSVVVPLSRTGIVIGSIFVLTIVMGDFVTIGVMGGQQIASVGKIIQVQTSYLQFPLAAANAVILLAIVLMVIWGLTRLVDLRKEL; encoded by the coding sequence ATGGGCCATCCCACCTCTCCTCCCACAGCCGGCCTACCGGCGAAGCAGGGCGTTGCCGCCTGGTGGCAGGCGGCGCCGCTCACGCTGGTGTTCGCGCTGTTCTTCCTCGTGCCGCTCGCGCTGGTGCTGATGGTGAGTTTCTGGGATTTCAGCGAGTACGAGCTGTTGCCGGGGTTCACGTTCAAGAACTATGTGGCGATCTTCGAGGGGTGTGCCGATCTTGCGCAGCCTTGCGTCACGCTGAGCACCTACCTGTCCACGCTCAAGTTCAGCCTGCTGGTGTGGGGAATCACGCTGGTGCTGGGGTTCGCGGTGGCGTATTTCCTGGCGTTCCATGTGCGCTCGCCGGGCATGCAGACGCTGCTGTTCGTGCTGTGCACGGTGCCGTTCTGGACGTCGAACGTGATCCGCATGGTGTCGTGGGTGCCGCTGCTCGGGCGCAACGGACTGGTGAACCAGACGCTGGCCGATCTGCGCCTGATCGACACGCCCATCGAGTGGCTGCTGTTCTCCGATTTCTCGGTGGTGCTCGCGTTCGTGCACCTCTACACGATGTTCATGATCGTGCCGATCTTCAACAGCATGATGCGCATCGACCGCAGCCTGATCGAGGCGGCCAGCGATGCCGGCGCGAGCGGCTGGCAGACGCTCTGGAGCGTGGTGGTGCCGCTGTCGCGCACGGGCATCGTGATCGGCTCGATCTTCGTGCTCACCATCGTGATGGGCGATTTCGTGACCATCGGCGTGATGGGCGGGCAGCAGATCGCCTCGGTGGGCAAGATCATCCAGGTGCAGACCTCGTACCTGCAGTTCCCGCTGGCGGCGGCCAACGCCGTGATCCTGCTGGCCATCGTGCTGATGGTCATCTGGGGCCTGACGCGCCTCGTGGACCTCCGAAAGGAACTGTGA
- a CDS encoding ABC transporter permease, which produces MPRTFRVREPRPASFWALACVFALFVLFMYGPMLVIFILSFQGPEGGLTFPLRGLSLHWFRQLAAGLGVVDIGAALRRSLALGLAVMACTVAFSVLAGLAFRKRLAGGNLLFFIVVASLIMPSIIVSLGIGLEFRLIDSGVKAVLERLGWQAALEGYGTSLGLFTSALGAHLTWTLPFGLLIMFAVFNRFNPAYEEAARDLGATPWQTFRHVVLPLIAPSVVGIGMFGFTLSWDEIARTSQAIGDVNTLPLELQGLTSTVTTPAIYALGTVTTVVSFAVMGCTIALVWLLGRRKAGAR; this is translated from the coding sequence ATGCCGCGCACCTTCCGTGTCCGCGAACCCCGCCCGGCGAGCTTCTGGGCGCTGGCCTGCGTCTTCGCGCTGTTCGTGCTCTTCATGTACGGGCCGATGCTCGTGATCTTCATCCTGAGCTTCCAGGGCCCCGAGGGCGGGCTCACGTTCCCGCTGCGGGGGCTGTCGCTGCACTGGTTCCGCCAGCTCGCCGCGGGCCTGGGCGTGGTGGACATCGGCGCGGCGCTGCGGCGCTCATTGGCGCTGGGCCTGGCGGTGATGGCCTGCACGGTGGCGTTCTCGGTGCTGGCGGGCCTGGCGTTCCGCAAGCGGCTCGCGGGCGGCAACCTGCTGTTCTTCATCGTGGTGGCCAGCCTCATCATGCCGTCCATCATCGTGTCGCTGGGCATCGGGCTGGAGTTCCGGCTCATCGATTCGGGCGTGAAGGCCGTGCTGGAGCGCCTGGGCTGGCAGGCGGCGCTGGAAGGCTACGGCACGTCGCTGGGCCTCTTCACCTCCGCGCTGGGCGCGCACCTCACGTGGACGCTGCCCTTCGGGCTGCTCATCATGTTCGCCGTGTTCAACCGCTTCAACCCGGCCTACGAAGAGGCCGCGCGCGACCTGGGCGCCACGCCGTGGCAGACCTTCCGGCACGTGGTGCTGCCGCTCATCGCGCCTTCGGTGGTGGGCATCGGCATGTTCGGCTTCACGCTGAGCTGGGACGAGATCGCGCGCACCTCGCAGGCCATCGGCGACGTGAACACGCTGCCGCTCGAACTGCAGGGGCTCACCTCCACCGTCACCACGCCGGCCATCTATGCGCTGGGCACCGTGACCACGGTGGTGTCGTTCGCGGTGATGGGCTGCACGATTGCGCTGGTGTGGCTGCTCGGGCGCCGCAAGGCGGGTGCGCGGTGA